From the Salmo trutta chromosome 30, fSalTru1.1, whole genome shotgun sequence genome, one window contains:
- the ppardb gene encoding peroxisome proliferator-activated receptor delta b, with protein sequence MDVLQQLPSPEHLEQVNGETRTGPQPLCGPNFPHPRNTAADDIWTAREVEAVAPDFGGLTDLQELGVEEGEGSGAERPRSPISRVSWNGSQQNGENGGGEEERLEKDKTSYSRQDSPATDDNYTDLSHTSSPSLSEQLRLGRDEATGPGINVECRICADKASGFHYGVHACEGCKGFFRRTIRMKLEYERCERACKILKKNRNKCQYCRFQKCLALGMSHDAIRYGRMPGAEKKKLVAGLLAEELDPHHLGGSDLKTLAKQVYQAYLKNLIMTKKKARSILTGKTSCTSPFVIHDVDTLWQAESGLVWNQLIPGAPLTKEIGVHVFYRCQCTTVETVRELTEFAKNIPGFVDLFLNDQVTLLKYGVHEAIFAMLPSLMNKDGLLVANGKGFVTREFLRSLRKPFSEIMEPKFEFAVKFNALELDDSDLALFVAIIILCGDRPGLMNVKQVEQSQDGILQALDQHLQANHQDSLYLFPKLLNKMADLRQLVTENALLVQKIKKTESETSLHPLLQEIYKDMY encoded by the exons ATGGATGTGTTACAGCAGCTACCTTCCCCTGAGCACCTTGAACAGGTGAATGGGGAGACTAGGACAGGCCCGCAGCCCCTATGTGGCCCAAACTTTCCACATCCCCGGAATACAGCAGCTGATGATATATGGACTGCAAGGGAGGTGGAGGCAGTGGCCCCTGACTTTGGAGGTTTGACGGACCTGCAGGAGCTGGGGGTTGAGGAGGGTGAAGGCAGTGGGGCGGAGAGGCCGAGGTCCCCCATCTCAAGGGTATCATGGAATGGTAGCCAACAGAATggagagaatggaggaggggaagaggagagactggagaagGACAAGACTAGCTACAGCAGACAAGACAGTCCTGCTACTGATGACAACTATACAG ACCTGTCTCACACGTCGTCTCCCTCGCTGTCGGAGCAGCTGCGTCTGGGACGGGATGAGGCCACAGGCCCTGGTATCAACGTGGAGTGTAGGATCTGTGCTGACAAAGCTTCAGGGTTCCACTACGGTGTGCATGCCTGCGAGGGCTGCAAG GGCTTCTTCCGGCGGACCATTCGGATGAAGCTGGAGTACGAGCGCTGTGAGAGAGCCTGTAAGATCCTGAAAAAGAACCGCAATAAGTGCCAATACTGCCGCTTCCAGAAGTGCCTGGCCCTGGGCATGTCCCATGACG CGATCCGGTATGGGCGTATGCCGGGGGCTGAGAAGAAGAAGCTAGTGGCTGGCCTGCTAGCGGAGGAGCTGGACCCCCACCATCTTGGTGGCTCAGACCTCAAGACCCTGGCTAAACAGGTGTACCAAGCCTACCTGAAGAACCTCATTATGACCAAGAAGAAAGCCCGCAGCATCCTCACTGGCAAGACCAGCTGCACATCG CCGTTTGTGATCCATGATGTGGACACCCTGTGGCAAGCAGAGAGTGGTCTAGTGTGGAACCAGTTAATCCCGGGCGCGCCCCTCACAAAGGAGATAGGGGTACACGTGTTTTACCGCTGTCAGTGCACCACGGTGGAGACGGTACGAGAGCTAACTGAGTTCGCCAAGAACATCCCAGGGTTTGTGGATCTCTTCCTCAACGACCAG GTGACACTACTGAAGTATGGCGTCCACGAGGCCATCTTCGCCATGCTGCCCTCCCTCATGAACAAAGATGGCCTCCTGGTGGCTAACGGGAAGGGCTTTGTGACCAGGGAGTTCCTGAGGAGCCTCCGTAAACCCTTCAGTGAGATCATGGAGCCCAAGTTTGAGTTTGCTGTGAAGTTCAATGCTCTGGAGCTGGATGACAGTGACCTGGCTCTGTTTGTGGCCATTATCATCCTGTGTGGAG ACCGCCCGGGGCTAATGAACGTGAAGCAGGTAGAACAGAGTCAGGACGGTATTCTCCAGGCCTTGGACCAGCACCTGCAGGCCAACCACCAGGACTCCCTCTACCTCTTCCCCAAGCTGCTGAACAAGATGGCCGACCTCAGACAGCTGGTCACAGAGAACGCCCTGCTGGTGCAGAAGATCAAGAAGACAGAGTCGGAGACCTCTCTGCACCCTCTACTACAGGAGATCTATAAGGACATGTACTGA
- the LOC115169028 gene encoding differentially expressed in FDCP 6 homolog encodes MDLRSELLKSIWYGFTALDLEKSGKVSKSQLKVLSHNLCTVLSIPHDPVALEEHFRDDDDGPVSSQGYMPYLNKYILDKVEEGCFVKEQVDELCWTLTAKKNYKPAKDNNNVLPGKDAFHLWSLFNFLSEDKYPLVMVPDEVEYLLKKICMAMSVELNCVELEDFISQDAVQQNGFTVWSFLEMMNTGKITRGMGQEITSMAIEEVYREIVADVLKEGYLWKKSQLRRNWKERWFTLRPITLDYYTSEDRKERQGSIALDGNCCVEVLPDRDGKRCMFCLKTLSKTYEMSASDTKQRQEWTAAIQTAIRLHSEGKTSLHKDLKLKRREQREQREKRRLAKEEEQQRFQALQEEKEHKLAELELLKEAQRQAQALLEQDEMRRRQHHEEMQQALEVQLREAKESRATMQAEMVLKEEEAERQRKRIKELEEMQTSLEEALQQEIKARQDEEVFRYAQTGLLSEEEDKMKALMALQEEQEEYILKTQREKQELRQEMENKSRALEEAQRQLEEVRANRYRVDQDVVAAQRKLRQASTNVKHWNVQMNRLMRPIGPGEKRPSGGGSFSSFQIPSQRDPGLRLRQRSEEQDEESKENMDNNSSSAGSGCEGERVERRLSQASNGDMDIP; translated from the exons GTCCTATCACATAACTTGTGTACGGTTCTGTCCATCCCTCATGACCCGGTGGCTCTGGAAGAACATTTCAGGGATGATGACGATGGACCGGTCTCCAGCCAAGGGTACATGCCTTACCTCAACAAATACATACTGGACAAG GTAGAAGAGGGCTGTTTTGTGAAAGAACAGGTTGATGAACTGTGCTGGACTCTCACTGCTAAGAAGAACTACAAACCGGCGAAGGACAATAACAATGTGTTGCCAGGGAAAGATGCCTTTCATCTCTGGAGTCTGTTTAACTTTCTGTCAGAGGATAAATACCCTCTCGTTATGGTTCCTGATGAG GTGGAATACCTCCTGAAGAAGATTTGCATGGCCATGAGTGTTGAGCTCAACTGTGTGGAGCTGGAAGACTTCATCTCCCAGGATGCAGTGCAGCAGAATGGTTTCACTGTCTGGTCCTTCCTGGAGATGATGAACACTGGGAAGATAACCAGAGGGATGGGCCAGGAAATCACCAGCATGGCCATAGAGGAGGTCTACAGGGAGATAGTTGCTGATGTCCTCAAAGAG GGGTACCTGTGGAAGAAGAGTCAGCTGAGGAGGAACTGGAAGGAGCGCTGGTTCACCCTGAGGCCCATTACCCTGGATTACTACACCAGTGAGGACCGCAAGGAGCGCCAGGGAAGCATTGCTCTGGATGGGAACTGCTGTGTGGAG GTGCTGCCAGACCGGGATGGGAAGAGGTGTATGTTCTGTCTGAAAACTCTGTCCAAGACCTACGAGATGAGTGCCTCAGACACCAAGCAGAGACAGGAATGGACTGCAG CCATTCAGACAGCCATCCGTCTACACAGTGAAGGGAAGACCTCTCTCCACAAGGACCTGAAGCTGAagaggagggagcagagggagcagcGGGAGAAGAGGCGGCTGGCTAAGGAGGAGGAGCAGCAACGTTTTCAGGCCCTGCAGGAGGAGAAGGAGCATAAGCTGGCCGAGCTGGAGCTCCTAAAGGAGGCGCAGAGGCAGGCCCAAGCCCTCCTGGAGCAGGACGAGATGAGGCGGCGCCAGCATCATGAGGAGATGCAACAGGCCCTGGAGGTGCAGCTCCGCGAGGCAAAGGAG TCGCGGGCCACCATGCAGGCAGAGATGGTTctgaaggaggaggaggcggagcgGCAGAGGAAGAGGATCAAGGAGCTGGAGGAGATGCAGACAAGTCTGGAGGAGGCTCTACAGCAGGAGATCAAAGCTCGGCAGGACGAAGAGGTCTTTCGATATGCACAGACTGG TTTGCTGTCTGAGGAGGAGGACAAGATGAAGGCCCTGATGGCGCTgcaagaggagcaggaggagtacATCCTGAAGACCCAGAGGGAGAAGCAGGAGCTAAGGCAAGAGATGGAAAACAAGTCCCGCGCTCTTGAGGAGGCCCAAAGGCAGCTGGAGGAGGTCAGGGCCAACCGCTACAGGGTCGACCAGGACGTTGTG GCTGCCCAGAGGAAGCTTCGCCAGGCCAGCACCAATGTCAAACACTGGAATGTTCAGATGAACCGACTGATGCGTCCTATTGGACCAGGAG AGAAGAGACCATCAGGAGGGGGCTCTTTCTCCAGCTTCCAGATCCCATCCCAGAGAGATCCAGGTCTGCGTCTGAGACAGAGGTCTGAGGAGCAGGACGAGGAGAGCAAGGAAAACATggacaacaacagcagcagtgcAGGGTCGgggtgtgaaggagagagagttgagaggcgTCTCTCTCAGGCCTCTAACGGAGACATGGACATTCCCTGA